The proteins below come from a single Arthrobacter crystallopoietes genomic window:
- a CDS encoding FAD-dependent oxidoreductase, whose product MKAIICGAGITGLSAANFLSAKGWDVTLVERSAGPRPEGYMIDFFGPGWQAAIHMGVIGRIRDLGYDVNRIDYVDSNGRSTAHLGYESFTKVVGDRLRSILRPDLEQAIREVLPDSVELSYSTTISSIHDSSTAATVSGGKVDVELSDGRRLTADLLIGADGIHSDVRGMVFGPESGYFNFLGFHVGAYSFRDNRAQDVLANRYAITDTCNEAMFFYRLREGSISALGVHRTDRQERPRDIQQEFRERYRSLGWLCPLALEHCPESFYYDQVAQIRMPRWHRGRVVLLGDAAAAVSLLAGQGASLGMAGAYVLADELPKQDHVPTALAAFEARWRPYVAEQQKAGVSAAKWFVPADGRALLLRRLSMRLIKVPGVSRLVSGAVVGKIGAAL is encoded by the coding sequence ATGAAAGCCATTATCTGCGGTGCCGGCATCACCGGTTTATCCGCCGCCAATTTCCTCAGCGCCAAAGGCTGGGACGTCACCCTTGTGGAACGCTCGGCCGGGCCGCGGCCAGAAGGTTACATGATCGATTTCTTCGGCCCCGGCTGGCAGGCGGCAATCCACATGGGCGTTATCGGCAGAATCCGGGATCTGGGATACGACGTCAACCGGATCGACTACGTGGACAGCAACGGCCGAAGTACGGCCCATCTGGGCTACGAGAGCTTCACCAAGGTGGTCGGCGACCGGCTGCGCAGCATCCTGCGCCCCGATCTGGAACAGGCCATCCGCGAAGTGCTGCCGGACTCGGTGGAGCTAAGCTACTCCACCACGATCAGCTCGATCCATGACTCGTCCACGGCCGCGACCGTGTCCGGCGGGAAGGTGGACGTGGAACTCTCGGACGGCCGGCGACTCACCGCCGACCTGCTGATCGGGGCCGACGGGATCCACTCCGACGTCCGCGGCATGGTCTTCGGGCCCGAGTCCGGCTACTTCAATTTCCTGGGGTTCCACGTCGGCGCGTATTCCTTCCGCGACAACCGGGCCCAGGACGTTCTGGCCAACCGTTATGCCATTACTGACACCTGCAACGAGGCGATGTTCTTCTACCGGTTGCGGGAGGGCAGTATTTCCGCGCTGGGCGTCCACCGCACGGACAGGCAGGAGCGCCCGCGCGACATCCAGCAGGAATTTCGCGAGCGCTACCGGTCCCTGGGCTGGTTGTGTCCGCTGGCGTTGGAGCACTGTCCCGAATCCTTCTACTACGACCAGGTGGCGCAGATCCGCATGCCGCGCTGGCACCGCGGCAGGGTGGTGCTGCTGGGAGATGCCGCTGCGGCAGTGTCGCTGCTGGCCGGCCAGGGCGCATCGCTGGGCATGGCCGGCGCCTATGTGCTCGCCGACGAACTGCCCAAACAGGACCACGTACCGACCGCCCTCGCCGCTTTCGAGGCACGCTGGCGCCCGTACGTCGCCGAGCAGCAGAAGGCCGGGGTGTCCGCAGCAAAGTGGTTCGTTCCAGCGGACGGCCGCGCCCTGCTGCTGCGGCGGCTCTCGATGCGGCTGATCAAGGTACCGGGCGTCAGCAGGCTGGTCAGCGGCGCCGTCGTCGGTAAAATCGGGGCTGCGCTCTGA
- the cls gene encoding cardiolipin synthase, whose amino-acid sequence MGIRIAALGIVPGNRRPTTAMAWLLAIFFIPLVGIALFFMFGSFRLSDRRIAKQTEINRKVWAATQDMEEPRSEREAPAWVHSAAELNRSLGSFPMVDSNHVELYPDYEGSITAMAAAVRKAEEFVNIQFYIMAKDEITEELFVALQEAAARGVRVRLLFDHLGTMRIKGYRKFRRWLQGSGIEWQRMLPLLPVRGQWRRIDLRNHRKILVVDGRVAFTGSQNLIEPGYHRASSERTGRQWVELMARYEGPIVTALNVVFATDWSSETDDILGSELFTPAPVREPGPMTCQVVPSGPGFATENNLRLFNTLIYAAVERLSICSPYFVPDDSLLYAITTAAQRGVDVELFVSEQGDQFLVHHAQRSYYQALLEAGVRIYLYPKPLVLHAKHFTVDDEVGVLGSSNMDMRSFSLNLEVSVMHLGGDIVGKMREIQQSYREVSREITLEEWGQRTRWERYVDNVARLTATLQ is encoded by the coding sequence ATGGGAATCCGGATCGCGGCGCTGGGCATTGTGCCGGGCAACCGCCGCCCCACCACTGCCATGGCCTGGTTGCTGGCCATCTTCTTCATTCCGCTGGTTGGCATTGCCCTGTTCTTCATGTTCGGCAGTTTCCGGCTCTCGGACCGCCGGATCGCCAAACAGACCGAGATCAACCGGAAAGTCTGGGCAGCCACGCAGGACATGGAAGAACCGCGCAGCGAACGAGAAGCACCCGCCTGGGTCCATTCGGCCGCTGAACTGAACCGTTCGCTCGGCTCTTTCCCGATGGTGGACAGCAACCACGTGGAGCTCTATCCGGACTACGAGGGTTCCATCACGGCGATGGCCGCTGCCGTCCGCAAGGCAGAGGAATTCGTCAACATCCAGTTCTACATCATGGCCAAGGACGAGATCACCGAGGAGCTCTTCGTGGCCCTGCAGGAGGCCGCAGCACGCGGTGTCCGGGTCCGTCTGCTCTTCGACCATCTCGGCACCATGCGGATCAAGGGCTACCGGAAGTTCCGGCGCTGGCTGCAAGGCAGCGGGATCGAGTGGCAACGCATGCTCCCGCTGCTTCCCGTGAGGGGCCAATGGCGCCGAATCGATCTGCGCAACCACCGAAAGATCCTCGTGGTGGACGGACGGGTTGCCTTCACCGGGTCCCAGAACCTGATCGAGCCCGGCTACCACCGTGCCTCCAGTGAGCGCACCGGACGGCAATGGGTGGAGCTGATGGCCCGCTATGAAGGCCCTATCGTCACCGCGCTCAACGTGGTGTTCGCTACTGACTGGTCCAGCGAAACGGACGACATCCTCGGCAGCGAGTTGTTCACGCCGGCGCCCGTCCGCGAGCCGGGCCCCATGACCTGCCAGGTGGTTCCGAGCGGCCCGGGCTTCGCCACGGAGAACAATCTGCGCCTGTTCAATACGTTGATCTACGCGGCGGTGGAACGGCTGTCCATCTGCAGCCCGTACTTCGTGCCGGATGATTCGTTGCTCTATGCGATTACGACGGCGGCGCAGCGTGGTGTTGACGTGGAACTTTTCGTCTCGGAACAAGGGGATCAGTTCCTGGTCCACCATGCCCAGCGTTCCTACTACCAGGCCCTGCTGGAAGCCGGCGTGCGCATCTACCTGTATCCGAAACCGCTGGTGCTGCACGCGAAGCACTTCACCGTGGACGACGAGGTCGGTGTCCTTGGCTCAAGCAACATGGACATGCGCTCCTTCTCCTTGAACCTGGAAGTGTCGGTCATGCATCTCGGCGGAGACATCGTTGGCAAGATGCGGGAAATCCAGCAAAGCTACCGCGAGGTTTCCCGGGAGATCACGCTGGAGGAATGGGGCCAGCGCACTCGATGGGAGCGCTATGTCGATAACGTGGCCCGCCTGACCGCGACCCTCCAATAG
- a CDS encoding aminodeoxychorismate lyase, with protein MTVLVFLDPALDNGRIADATKPQLMATDLGATRGDGIFESLLAVDGVPRKVQAHLDRLASSARIMDLDIPPADAWERAIATAVAEHAPAEELVLKLLVTRGVEGAERPTAWVQASLPGSTGRDQRQEGLDVLLLDRGYDSNIAERAPWLLLGAKTLSYAVNMASLRYAKASGADDVIFTSTDGLVLEGPTSTVLMATVRDGVRKLTTPLLENGILPGTSQGALFNAAAEAGWQLGYGPLEPHHLLAADAVWLVSSIRLLAPVKSIDGQAIPVSHEMTEELTALLAKGSRD; from the coding sequence ATGACAGTTTTGGTGTTTCTCGACCCTGCCCTGGACAACGGGCGCATCGCCGATGCCACAAAGCCGCAGCTGATGGCGACCGATCTGGGTGCTACCCGCGGCGACGGTATTTTCGAATCGCTCCTGGCGGTGGACGGTGTTCCCCGCAAGGTGCAGGCGCATCTGGACCGGCTGGCGTCCTCGGCCCGCATCATGGACTTGGACATCCCGCCGGCCGATGCCTGGGAGCGGGCCATCGCCACCGCGGTCGCCGAGCATGCCCCGGCCGAAGAGCTGGTGCTCAAGCTGCTGGTCACGCGCGGCGTGGAGGGCGCGGAGCGTCCCACCGCGTGGGTGCAGGCCTCGCTTCCCGGCTCCACCGGCCGGGACCAGCGGCAGGAGGGACTCGATGTACTGCTGCTGGACCGCGGCTACGACAGCAACATCGCCGAGCGCGCGCCGTGGCTGCTGCTGGGCGCCAAGACGCTCTCCTACGCCGTAAACATGGCCTCCCTGCGCTATGCCAAGGCCAGTGGGGCGGACGATGTCATCTTCACCTCCACCGATGGACTGGTGCTGGAGGGCCCCACCTCCACGGTGCTGATGGCGACCGTGCGCGACGGCGTCCGGAAGCTCACCACGCCGCTGCTCGAAAACGGCATCCTGCCCGGCACGTCCCAGGGCGCCCTGTTCAACGCGGCCGCGGAGGCCGGCTGGCAGCTGGGCTACGGGCCGCTGGAACCGCACCATCTGCTGGCGGCCGATGCGGTGTGGCTGGTCTCCAGCATCCGGCTGCTGGCACCGGTCAAGTCCATCGACGGCCAGGCCATCCCGGTGTCACACGAGATGACGGAGGAACTGACGGCGCTGCTGGCCAAGGGCAGCCGGGACTAG
- a CDS encoding DUF1737 domain-containing protein, with translation MSPLEQPDQSPVDIAAGRPLPYRLLTGPDDRSFCARVSAALAEGYELYGNPSIAFDGQRVIAAQAVVLKGHSA, from the coding sequence ATGTCCCCGTTGGAACAACCCGACCAGTCCCCCGTTGACATTGCGGCGGGCCGGCCCCTGCCCTACCGGTTGCTGACCGGGCCGGACGACAGGTCCTTCTGCGCGCGGGTCAGCGCGGCGTTGGCGGAGGGCTACGAACTCTACGGCAACCCTTCGATCGCCTTCGACGGCCAGCGCGTCATCGCCGCCCAGGCCGTGGTGCTGAAGGGACACAGCGCATGA
- a CDS encoding rhodanese-like domain-containing protein: MSYAGDLTVEEAVEKLRGGAVLVDVRTETEWQQVGVPLTNDDGAPARFIEWNRIDGSRNTGFLNELQSLRGKELLLICRSGRRSIDAAISATAAGHTAYNVLGGFEAAGGWQQSDLPWKRG; this comes from the coding sequence ATGAGCTACGCCGGAGACCTCACCGTGGAAGAAGCCGTGGAGAAGCTGCGCGGCGGTGCCGTCCTCGTGGATGTCCGTACCGAGACCGAATGGCAGCAGGTGGGCGTGCCCCTGACGAACGACGACGGCGCTCCCGCGCGCTTCATCGAGTGGAACCGGATTGACGGCAGCCGCAATACCGGGTTCCTCAACGAACTGCAGTCGCTACGTGGCAAGGAGCTGTTGCTGATCTGCCGTTCAGGTCGGCGCTCCATCGATGCCGCTATCAGCGCCACCGCCGCCGGCCATACCGCGTACAACGTGCTGGGTGGCTTCGAAGCCGCCGGCGGCTGGCAGCAGAGCGATCTGCCCTGGAAGCGGGGCTAG
- a CDS encoding O-succinylhomoserine sulfhydrylase, with protein sequence MELPADWDPQTRAVRGGLDRTGFQETSEALFLTSGYVFDSAEAAEASFNGEVERFVYSRYGNPTVAAFQERLRLLEGAEACFATASGMSAVFTALGALLAAGDRVVAARSLFGSCFVILNEILPRWGVETVFVDGHDLAQWEQALATPAAAVFFESPSNPLQELVDIRAVVDLAHAAGAEVVVDNVFATPLLQRATELGADVVVYSGTKHMDGQGRVLGGAVLGRADFINGPVKQLMRHTGPSLSPFNAWTLLKGLETMSLRVNYSTASALEIARWLRTQPAVRRVVYPFLESHPQYELARRQMSGGGTVVTFELEPGTASGADAKAAAFRLLNSLTTVDISNNLGDAKSLITHPATTTHRAMGPDGRAAIGLGDGFVRLSVGLEATQDLLKDLDRALAGP encoded by the coding sequence GTGGAACTGCCCGCCGACTGGGACCCTCAGACGCGGGCAGTCCGCGGCGGCCTTGACCGCACGGGCTTCCAGGAAACCTCGGAAGCCTTATTCCTGACGTCCGGCTACGTTTTCGATTCTGCCGAGGCAGCCGAAGCCTCCTTCAACGGCGAGGTGGAGCGCTTCGTCTACTCCCGCTACGGCAACCCGACGGTCGCCGCCTTCCAGGAACGGCTCCGGCTGCTTGAGGGCGCCGAGGCCTGCTTCGCCACCGCCAGCGGCATGAGCGCGGTCTTCACCGCGCTGGGGGCCCTGCTCGCCGCCGGCGACCGGGTGGTTGCGGCGCGGAGCCTCTTCGGTTCCTGCTTTGTCATTCTCAACGAGATCCTGCCGCGTTGGGGCGTGGAGACGGTCTTCGTGGACGGGCACGACCTCGCACAGTGGGAGCAGGCGCTTGCCACCCCGGCCGCTGCGGTGTTCTTCGAGTCGCCGTCCAACCCGCTGCAGGAGCTGGTGGACATCCGCGCGGTGGTGGACCTAGCGCACGCCGCCGGGGCGGAGGTGGTGGTGGACAATGTCTTCGCTACCCCGCTGCTGCAGCGGGCAACGGAACTGGGTGCCGACGTCGTTGTTTATTCGGGTACCAAACACATGGACGGGCAGGGCCGCGTGCTTGGCGGTGCCGTACTGGGGCGAGCGGATTTCATCAACGGCCCGGTCAAGCAGCTGATGCGCCACACCGGTCCCTCACTGAGCCCGTTCAACGCCTGGACGCTGCTCAAGGGGCTGGAGACAATGTCCCTGCGCGTGAACTATTCGACCGCATCCGCTCTGGAGATCGCCCGTTGGCTGCGAACACAGCCGGCGGTACGGCGAGTGGTCTACCCCTTCCTCGAATCGCATCCGCAGTATGAACTGGCGCGCCGCCAGATGAGCGGGGGCGGAACCGTGGTTACGTTTGAACTCGAGCCTGGCACTGCCAGCGGCGCGGACGCCAAGGCCGCCGCGTTCCGGCTGCTGAACTCGCTGACCACCGTGGACATCTCGAACAACCTCGGTGATGCCAAGTCCCTGATCACCCATCCGGCCACCACCACGCATCGCGCGATGGGACCCGACGGACGGGCCGCGATCGGGCTCGGCGACGGTTTTGTCCGGCTTTCCGTGGGGCTGGAAGCCACCCAGGACCTGCTCAAGGACCTGGACCGGGCTCTGGCCGGCCCGTAG
- a CDS encoding energy-coupling factor transporter transmembrane component T family protein, with protein MSLDIMTPRLTASPFTRANPLSKLAAVAMVTVVVMLSVDWVSAGVMLAAELLLLPVLGISAWALFRRGWPLVVAAAVGAYGTALLAEKTGAVVFEAGPLLFTEDSINSGVAIGLRSLAVALPGIFLLLTTDPTDLADALAQKLKLPHRFVLGALAGLRLVGLLVEEWRTLGLARHARGVGAENKPLAKFAAFLGQAFGLIVQAIRRATRLAVAMEARGFGGAQRTWARESTFSRVDIWVFLGGALVSAAAVAAAVSAGTWNFILG; from the coding sequence ATGAGCCTGGACATCATGACTCCACGGCTGACTGCCTCGCCCTTCACCCGTGCCAATCCCCTCTCCAAGCTCGCCGCCGTTGCCATGGTCACCGTGGTAGTGATGCTCAGCGTGGACTGGGTGAGCGCCGGCGTGATGCTGGCCGCGGAACTACTGCTGCTGCCCGTTCTGGGCATCAGCGCCTGGGCGTTGTTCAGGCGCGGCTGGCCACTGGTGGTGGCGGCCGCGGTCGGCGCCTACGGAACGGCGTTGCTGGCGGAGAAAACCGGCGCGGTGGTCTTCGAAGCGGGCCCGCTGCTGTTCACCGAGGATTCCATCAACTCGGGCGTCGCCATCGGGTTGCGGTCCCTGGCGGTGGCGCTGCCCGGAATCTTCCTGCTGCTGACCACCGACCCCACGGATCTGGCCGATGCGCTGGCGCAGAAGCTGAAGCTGCCGCACCGGTTTGTGCTCGGGGCTCTGGCCGGCCTCCGGCTGGTGGGTCTGCTGGTCGAGGAATGGCGGACCCTGGGACTGGCCCGCCATGCCCGCGGAGTCGGCGCCGAGAACAAGCCCCTGGCCAAATTCGCGGCGTTCCTCGGCCAAGCCTTCGGGCTGATCGTCCAGGCGATCCGGCGCGCCACCCGTTTGGCCGTGGCGATGGAGGCCCGCGGTTTCGGCGGGGCGCAACGCACCTGGGCGCGGGAATCGACGTTCAGCAGGGTGGATATCTGGGTCTTCCTGGGCGGTGCCTTGGTCTCGGCCGCGGCCGTTGCCGCGGCCGTCTCCGCAGGGACCTGGAACTTCATCCTCGGGTGA